The following nucleotide sequence is from Pasteurella multocida.
TCAATCGCTTTTGGCATACGTAAAAAGTTCATATAACCATAGCGTCCCATCATCACAACATCATAGACGGAAACGGGAAACTGCCAGTCAACATCTTCTGATTGAGGCACATAAGCAACGAGATTTTGTTTCAACGCCGCTGAAATTGGCAAGCCACAAAGTTTAATTTCGCCTTTTTGTGGCTTAACCAATCCCATCAGGCTTTTGAAAATGGTGGATTTTCCACTGCCATTCACACCTACCAAAGCACAAGTTGTACCGCCTTCTAAGTTAAAGGTCGTATCATAAATTGCAAGGTGTCCATTGTTATAACGAACAGTGACATCATTGACTGAAATGGATGCAATGGTAGGAGAGGGCATTATTTTTCAAATCCTTTAACAATAGTGGAAACAGTGGTATTTAATAAATCAATATAGGTTGGTACTGGTCCTTTAGCAGTAGATAAGGAATCTACATAAAGTACACCACCGTATTTTGCTCCCGTTTCTTTGGCAACTTGTTTTGCAGGTTTATCTGAAATGGTACTTTCACTGAACACCACAGGAATATTGTTTTTGCGTACTGTTTCAATTACATGACGCACTTGTTGTGGTGTGCCTTGTTCTTCCGCATTAATTGGCCATAAATACGCTTCTTGTAAGCCATAATCTTTTGCTAAGTAGCTGAAGGCGCCTTCACTGGTCACTAACCAACGTTGACCTTCAGGAATTTTGGCGAGTTTTTCACGTAATGGTTGGTCTAATTGTTTGATTTTATTTGCATAATTTTCTGCATTCTTGACATAGATGTCGGCATTTTTCGGATCATATTTCACCAATGCATTTTTAATATTTTCAATATAAATTAAGGCATTTGATGTTGACATCCAAGCATGTGGATTTGGTGCATCTTTGTAAGGACCTTCATAAATTGAAATTGGCGTGATTCCTTGTGTCACAACGACAGCCGGTTTATCTTTCACGTTTTCGAAGAATTTTTCAAACCAACGCTCAAGATTTAAGCCATTCCATAAGACGAGATCGGCATGTTGTGCTTTGACGATATCTTTTGGTGTCGGTTCATAATCATGAATTTCCGCACCCGGTTTGGTAATTGACTCAACAATGGCTGCATCACCAGCAACATTTTGAGCAATATCTTGAATCACAGTAAACGTAGTGACAACTTTGAATTTTGCAAACGCAGGCGATGTAAAAATACCTAACATAATTGCACTTAAAATAACAGTTAAGCGACGCATATCATTTTCTCCTTAATGTTGTTGGTTAATAAAGTCGCCTCGCTATTCTATGCTTAAAAAATAACTTTGTAAATAAAAATGATTCTCAAATTTAAAAATTTAACTTTTTGATTTATAAACATTTTGCTGGTTTAGGTAAGCCAGCTAGTTTTGTCGCTTGTTTTGCCGGTCCCTCAGGAAATAAACGTTGTAAATAACGACTGTTGCCTTTGTCTTCCCCCAGCTTCTGAGCCATGGCTTTGACTAGCATACGAATGGCTGGTGAGGTTTTATATTCTTGATAAAATGCACGGACAAAATAAATCACTTCCCAATGGGCATCCGTTAAGTCGATATTTTCTTGTTGGGCGATAGCACGCGCGATATCTTCGTCCCATTGTGTTAAGTCGAGTAAATAACCATACGCATCGGTTTCAATTTGTTGTTGATTGACTTCTATCATCTTTTTCTCAATTGACCTTATTTTTACGGCGTCATTATAGCAAAACGCCCCAAAAATGGGGCGCTTAATTTATCTATTAAATGGATTCGTATTTTAGATTAATCTTCATTGGATAAAATCGAGAAGATATTGAGTAAGCTAATAAATAAGTTATACAGTGATACGAAAATACTGACTGTTGCACGAATATAGTTGGTTTCACCGCCATGAATAATATTGCTGGTTTCGTAGAGAATACCCAAAGTAGAGAACACGACGAATAAACCACTGATGACAATGTAAAGCATTGGTGATTGGAAGAAGAAACTGGCAACTATACCGAGTAAGAGGACAATAAATAAAGCGAAAATGGTACCAGAAAGGAAAGACATGTCTTTCTTTGTCGTTAACACATAAGCTGAACAAGCAAAGAACACTGCCGCTGTGCCGGCAAGGGCTAAGACGACAATATCACCTGCACCGTGACTGACATAGACATTTAAAATTGGTCCTAATGTATAGCCTAAAAAGCCGGTAAATGCGAACGTAGAAAGAATCCCTAAACCACTGTTGGATAATTTATAAGTTAAAAATAATAAACCGTAGAAGCCTGCTAGCATCAAAATGAGACCTGGGCGTGGTAAGTTTAGGCTCATTGAGATGTAAGCGACCACTGCTGAAAAAGCGAGGGTTAAACCTAATAAGAAATAAGTATTGCGTAACACTTTGTGGGTGTTAAGTAGAGATGT
It contains:
- a CDS encoding metal ABC transporter substrate-binding protein, with the translated sequence MRRLTVILSAIMLGIFTSPAFAKFKVVTTFTVIQDIAQNVAGDAAIVESITKPGAEIHDYEPTPKDIVKAQHADLVLWNGLNLERWFEKFFENVKDKPAVVVTQGITPISIYEGPYKDAPNPHAWMSTSNALIYIENIKNALVKYDPKNADIYVKNAENYANKIKQLDQPLREKLAKIPEGQRWLVTSEGAFSYLAKDYGLQEAYLWPINAEEQGTPQQVRHVIETVRKNNIPVVFSESTISDKPAKQVAKETGAKYGGVLYVDSLSTAKGPVPTYIDLLNTTVSTIVKGFEK
- a CDS encoding TusE/DsrC/DsvC family sulfur relay protein; the protein is MIEVNQQQIETDAYGYLLDLTQWDEDIARAIAQQENIDLTDAHWEVIYFVRAFYQEYKTSPAIRMLVKAMAQKLGEDKGNSRYLQRLFPEGPAKQATKLAGLPKPAKCL
- a CDS encoding Bax inhibitor-1 family protein encodes the protein MESRIVLDSRETSLLNTHKVLRNTYFLLGLTLAFSAVVAYISMSLNLPRPGLILMLAGFYGLLFLTYKLSNSGLGILSTFAFTGFLGYTLGPILNVYVSHGAGDIVVLALAGTAAVFFACSAYVLTTKKDMSFLSGTIFALFIVLLLGIVASFFFQSPMLYIVISGLFVVFSTLGILYETSNIIHGGETNYIRATVSIFVSLYNLFISLLNIFSILSNED